From Danio aesculapii chromosome 9, fDanAes4.1, whole genome shotgun sequence:
TCAACAAAATTAATTAGTCTAGCTGAATCTGTCTAAATTCTACAGTTTTCCTTttaatttacttacattttttaatgatttagtattgtttttcttttaactttAGTTTTTAATGATCAATTTCCATTTCAGTCTTTGTTATTTTGTACTTAAACATTAAACTTAACAaatacctgatataaaatgagttATTCTGATGTAAATGTGGATTACGACAGCTTAATTCACAAAGAAAATGTTGAATAATGACCGTTAATGAGTATTTAATTCACCATAATTAAAAGTCACACTGTGGTTACATTTTAATTGCATATTAATTTTGCtttctacactgaaaaataaagattcattgcatttactaaatttatatgggctgaatttaaacaaaccaattaaatttTGTGATGTTCAAattgatttgtttaaattcagcccatattaattgtttgtaaacacctttaaaaaatagtaaatccaattaatcaatGTAGTCAGTGTACAATATTAATGTAGCTAATAAAAACACTGTAGGCTAGCTATTTTCATTGACAAATAGGCAGCTTTGTAAAACTATACGCTGATATGAAGCTACAGCACTAATTGTGTCAATATAATGtgaataaaacatattaataatttgATTCAATGTAAATTTGCTTTATTGGCATAACTGTTAATGACACAATAAAGCTTGAAATATGTgggcaaatataaaaatataataacaataacatgtcAAAATTAAAGCATCGTCTTCCGATTCCGCCAGCGTTTGCTTCCGTTACCGACAACCGGCCGGTTTTGATTCAAGCGGAAGCTCGGCTCGACTCTGCCCGGTGTTGAGGGCGCGGTTTGGGGCAGCCGAGCGGCTATTGGCCACAGCAAATATCCGTTAACCAACTGTACGGAAGCCGAGATGGAAGTTCGTGAGCGAATCGCCTAGTGAGTCGGATCTTTTAACTGAATCAGTTAAACCGATTTGACGCTTTTCGAATCCAGAACTGTTTCCGATTCACTGAAACTGTAGCAGCAGGGGAGACTGAGGCGGTTGCAACATGGGGCGGTTGCAACAAGACTTATTCCTCCACTCAGGAATGAGCTGTAGCGATGATATTCATACTACATATTCTCAATCTGAGAGAAATCAGCCATATTTGACCATTCCTTTAGTATAAAACTCGTTTTtaggttaaaaaaatgttttttaatgttcagAAAATGTCTCATACTGTCTAATCTGTTTTCAtgaaacattattcattcatttaatttaaatcacTGTTTTCTTAGCTTTAAACAGGCATAGCTATCTTCTCCCTAGAAGCTTTAAAGTATCTCTCTACCTAAAGTATCTCCCCAGACAGTTTATTCAGTGTTGACAGAGTTGGGACGCTGCGGATGCTGCTGCATCTGTCCCCAATtatgaaattcatttaaaagcttGCCATATTAACAATGTATAATTTCAATTGTATCAcagtttcaatgtaatttaatttgaaaatatattctttgattaattaattcatttcaaaGTTCAAAGAAGTAAAGGTTCATTCTAGATTTTCAGTAAAAAAcaaattgttcagttttttagaCCTGATAATTGCTTGTTGCTTGTTCTTTTAATAGTCTGTATTCATATGGCCACTTTAacacatttaacaatttaaccaatttacatttagtctgtttaccaaaaaaaatgaaaataaataaataaaatccaaccTTATactttagaattttttattattacattttaatgaaagtTGCAACTGTCCCTGTGGGATGATGCAACTGTCACCCTGCTCAGGGTCAGTTGCAACGTTTGACTTTGTCTGTTCCAGTGTAAATTctgcatatattattatatttacagatATCATAGCAATGTCCAATAGATGtgggtttattatattaaaatattcactAAAGACTGTCTCTGAGAAACTGAAGGAAATGCAAAAATTGATGCAACTGTACCCACTCTCCCCTATTGAAGTTTAGTAAAGTTCGCATAATTCCCTggataaaatatacatatatgttaattaacagtttctgtattttgcgaTTCACAAGTGATTTTCGTTTATTTACCATTGTGAATTGCAATATGGGATGTTGGCCTCTGCTCtctagtttaacaaagtgacttttattgacattttagtagtttgcaataatataatgtgtaagaattaatatctagagaaataagtgtgtaaaattgcagaaaatgtgctgcagtttattacaaagtttctgtagcgtaataccagcctgatctcatgagaaaacgtaagtattttacgttttgacagtttagtggctaattcgtacgaattcgtacaagttcagtcgtacgaaatggtacgattttaaaaaggaggcgtggcacctaaccccgcccctaaacccaaccgtcattggaggatgagcaaatcgtactaaattgtacaaattagatcttacgaattcgtacgaattagccactaaaaaaagttacgaattgccgtgagattgtgttggtaatacacaacaccaacctagacaatatagcactgcagactattacacattttttactgtatgtatatatatatatatatatatatatatatatatatatatatatatatatatatgtgtgtgtgtgtgtgaaaaacagCAAGTAATACAATAACTTATTAAGAATTAGGCAAAAAGGGGCAAGACTGCTCTCATTTCAATCCAAAAACATGTATACCCGTTGTTGTGCCGTTGAATAAGAGAAATCTTAATTTGGGATTATAGGCTGTGAAtaatatgggccagtaggggccttctgcttccatccacatggttattcAGCTATAGATCATATatggctgcggctggaagttaacgagaattatttatatcatttattaattttcccattaattgtattttattaacatctacccctaactCAATcgtcacagtgatgtaaaaacagatctggatctggagtctccTCTATTAGTATacctgattaaccatgtggatggatgataacagcattctgagcctactagtaggtgcagaaggcccctactggcccatatctatcagctgataaccactgataacgcccatttaatcaaatgataacattcaaagcgggtATGTGGTCACAAATTGTTCTCTCATATTTGTAAACAGCTAACGTTAGCATTAATTCATTTGATTTAAATTGGGGCCACCAATTAATAATTAGTTTCAACTTTAGTTAAAGGGAACTAAATATTAATGATCAGTTTACCTAACATGATTAAACAAATCAGTAAAACTTGACAGCATATTATTAGCAGGTGCTTGAAacatgaattattgaatttactgTAGCATATTATATTTTGCACTGCATTAGAACGCTGAATAAGAAAATACTAAAAGGAAACCCCAGTGaagaaaatacattattaatatcatagccctaagaaatgttttattcaaattattatttaattaaataagtatTCAGCATGAGAAATAGGGAAAGTATAGGCCTACTGAGAAATGTATTTGGTGATGAAACATTTGGTAAGCAAATTAACGAAATCATTAATACCTTatagtttaaaaaatacacaactaATGAATTAAATATAGGTACAATTGCTGTgataaaatcaattcaaagcaGTTCAATCTTCAGTCTTTACATTGAATATTTTATGCagtactttaattattattaatatttttcagcaagaacagaacaaagcaaaacatttaaagaatcaaatttaacataaatataaatataaatgatttaatataaattataatctaAAATTTGACCTCAAAAATAGCTCTACTACGGAGAATCAGTGAGTTATCCAGTAAACGATTCTTATGAACAAACCGTTCGAAAGAATCGATTCACCTAAATGAATCGAACTTCACAATAACGGAGCGGCTCGTTGGAGGATCCCCACCCGTAAGCATGGCGgtatgttagtgtgtgtatttgttcatAAACACCAGAGAGATATGGAAGACGCCAACACGCGCCGCGACCGCTTCACATAACCGGAATATAACGCGCTTTGTTTCTACGCGCCGGTACCGGAGGCAGTCAGTAGGATTTCTCCATGCACTCTTTGTTTACTCCTAGAATATGGTGAGCTGAGCAGAAGAAAAGCACAAGTTATTGCTGATAGCATCACTCATCTGCCGTTTACTAGTGCATTAATTGCCGGTGATCATGAGGTGCTGCCGCGGGCTCGTTTAAACGTTAATCGACACGTTTAAACGCCGCAAAACATGATCGATATCATGAATGTGTGactttattgtgatttttatctTCCATCCGGAGAGATGCGCGAATATAAAGTGGTGGTCCTCGGGAGCGGCGGGGTCGGTAAATCCGCGCTCACCGTGCAGTTCGTCACCGGGACGTTCATCGAAAAGTACGACCCGACCATCGAGGATTTCTACCGTAAGGAGATCGAGGTGGACTCGTCGCCGTCGGTGCTGGAGATCCTGGACACGGCGGGCACCGAGCAGTTCGCGTCCATGCGGGATCTGTACATTAAAAACGGGCAGGGCTTCATCCTGGTCTACAGCCTGGTGAACCAGCAGAGCTTCCAGGACA
This genomic window contains:
- the LOC130234701 gene encoding ras-related protein Rap-2a; this translates as MREYKVVVLGSGGVGKSALTVQFVTGTFIEKYDPTIEDFYRKEIEVDSSPSVLEILDTAGTEQFASMRDLYIKNGQGFILVYSLVNQQSFQDIKPMRDQIIRVKRYEKVPVILVGNKVDLESEREVSVREGQALAEEWGCPFIETSAKSKTMVDELFAEIVRQMDYAAQPDKDDPCCSSCNIQ